One Fuerstiella marisgermanici DNA window includes the following coding sequences:
- a CDS encoding carbon storage regulator, which translates to MLVLSRKSGERILIGDDVAITVVRIGPNSVRIGIEAPKSMNIVREELCDFGPEKEGGRTPEPKAMPL; encoded by the coding sequence ATGCTGGTACTATCACGAAAATCGGGCGAACGAATTCTGATCGGTGATGACGTCGCCATTACGGTTGTTCGCATAGGTCCGAATTCAGTTCGGATCGGAATCGAAGCGCCGAAGTCGATGAACATTGTTCGCGAAGAACTGTGTGACTTTGGCCCTGAGAAAGAAGGCGGCCGCACGCCGGAGCCGAAAGCGATGCCGCTGTAA